The Syngnathus scovelli strain Florida chromosome 19, RoL_Ssco_1.2, whole genome shotgun sequence region CATTGTCATTCCAAAAACTTACCAGGCACTATGAAATTGACATTTTCATTCCAAAAGCTAAAACTTACCTGGCTGGTACTATGAATGCGACACTTTCATTCCATAATTTATAATTTAGCTGGCTGGTACTGTGTACTATGAATGTGATCATTttttatcaaaataaaatattataatcAAACTTACCTGGTTGGTGGATCATGTAGTGCACCCATCCTTGGCTCTGCTGCACGCCAAGGTTCCTCCATTCGGATTCTGACATCAAATGAGTCTTTGGCACACGCTTTGCAATGTCCTTGGGCAGCATGACGTGTCTACATAATTCCACAAAACAAATAGAGAAAACAAAATCACAAAGCCTGCAGGGTTTCTAGCAATTGGATTTTGCCGATATTATTGCTTTGAACACTACAAATATATGTTTGTATGCACATACCTGTATTCATATTTCTCATCGTCATATTTATCAGAGTAGTATATCTGTTTGTGCGACATGTTGACAGCCTGGTGGAGAGGGAATAAAATAGCGTCAAGGACAGCTTCAGAAAGCAATTTTTTTACTTATCAACTTAAAAAGTTTTTAAATGTAACCGTTTAGCGGCAAGTCGTCGGAAATTTACGTTTGATCATTTAGCTAGGTCGGCTAAGCTAGCCTCGAAACACGAATGACTATTTTACGTCATGAAAgtggcacacaaacacgcaaggTGTTGTAAAAAAGCACACATTTTACCTGAAACGATTCCACAGAGGTATATTTTGGAATTATTGGagttttctgttgtgttttgaggAGCTCGACGGCGTTGAAGGTGGCGCTCCCTTGAGTTCACCCTACAATAGCAACGAGAGCCCGCTTCACTGTTCAAATGGAGTTGGCATCTTCTCATTGGCTAACACGACCTGGAAGCCTATTGGTCCAATTGTCGCGTCGCGGGATGATGACGTTACTCAACGGCGCTTCCCCTGTCAAAATGCAATTCAACGCGCAAACAAGCCATAACTTGCTCATTTTCCAacgaatatatttattttttgggtctATTACAAAATGTGTGCTGTCTATGCAGAACAATTTTATAACATACTTTTTAGTTTGGAGGTTATCATCCACGTAAAATGTACTTATTTGCTCTCAAATTGTGTTGTAGGTGCAAAAAAGATAATTTTATTGTACATTTAAAACATGACGTGCTGTCAAGAGCATTGAAGATGTCAAATTTGACCTTTTCACATACTTGTTAATTTGCAGCCCTTAACTGTGCCACAAAATTAAAGTTCGACATGGTACACTGCTTTTTTGCAAAAGCATAATTTATTACTGAGCTCAATGATGAACAGCAAGGTGACTATTTTTACTTAACTTTAGTTTTATGAAGCAGTTGTTTCTTCAGAATCCCAGAAGTCATTTAGAATAAAGCACTTGCCTCAAAGAATCCAACTTGTTCATTTAgccaaaacattttattgagAAACAAGAAACTGAGGGCGGCCGTTACATCTTATGCCATGGTGGCGTCTTTCTCCCGCGCTCCGTCCCTTTGTCACCACTTCAGTTCCAGAAACATTTTAGTGCTGCTTCCTCCTGAACGAGCACCCTGAGGAACACAAGACAAGAGACCAAAAAAGAGTCAGTGCTCATCTGTCAGCTAACTGTACTTTGACTACAAACACTGAGAGTTTAAAGGCTTGTTCTCAGTCTTCGAAAGGGGGGAACCAATGGTCTAGCTCAACCCTTCTGCAAACTGAGGTTTATCTGGCACATCAGTAAGACTAGAAGACCACCAAACAGGAAATCCAGTCATCTAGTAGTGCGGGGAAAACAGCAAAGCAATAAACTAATCTTGACTATCCATAACCCACAATTTACTCTTCATAACAAAGAATAGTACTATTAAGTGGTACCTCGACAGACATTAGAAAACTAGAGGTGCAACACaatcaaacaaaataatattcttgatcctctgtggaaaaaaaaactatcattGCAGCTTACTCAGCAGTTGACAGTCTTCAAACTAACATTTCTAGCCTGTGGGCTCCTTATGTGTTCTTGGGGGCTACTTTGTCACTAAGCTTGCCTAAAGTAAAGCCACAAATGTAGTTTCTAGCTGGGTGATACTGACCCTCTGTTAGACGTGCTTTACCGCCTGTGGGCTGACACAAGACCGTCGAGCAGCCGACGCACAGTACGACAGTCTGAGCGTGGCTGAACACTGTTGTAATCTTGTAGCATCCTGCACACACAAAGTCAAATTCAAAAACTGGATTTTGTCCGTAAGTCATTTGGCAACGTTGCAGCACCTTACCTGGACATTTGACATCCATAAAGTAAGAGTTGGGACTTTGAACAAGGCGCTTCTTCTTGTGCCTCCTCCTTGTCTCCTCTGGAGATGGGTGCAACAAGTCTTTCGCGAGCTAGTAGGGTGACAATAAATAATGGGCAATCGTGGTGTTAAAAGCGGGACATGATATAGTAGCGATACCACAGGGTTATAATTTAACCAAACCGGTTGTTCCGAATTTGTCTTACAAGTTTGCCAACATGACAGGTTCGGTAACCTGCCCGTTATTTTTTTAGGGACATTGCAAACCTAATAAAATTATCTTAAAAAGCGTACTCCCCCCAAAATGGGCTATTTATTCAACATAGAGAAGCACAGAGGGAGTCTTCGAAGAACAAGGCTCGGCACGACTGTCTCCATGTTTGCCGtgtgcgcgccgccatcttgagccTCAATGCgctcgaaaaaaaaaatgcagtttgaTTTCGGACAAAGTGCGTCTACAAGTCAGTAAGGATGGCTGAGGAACGCAGGAGCGAAATCGGAAAGGTCTCAGCTAAATGTAGGGTCGCAAACGGACGTCAAAAACGCTATTAAACGAGGAGAAATATCGTTAGATAAGGTGGTGCGGATACTCACTGGCATGTTGGCGAGGATATAGCCGCTGCCGAAAAGGAGCAACAACCGGAAGCGAGGCCTTGATATTCCCCCTTACGTTCGGCCCTAAGCCGGAAGTGACGGATACGGCTCGACCACCGCGGCCATCTTGGTGAGGTCGAAACTTCTGGTACCTCGCTGTCGACATCTCCTGGTCAGTATGAAAAATGCTGCCAGTGATAACTTCCGGGAATCCCAAAACAGACAAGTTTTTCCATATGTATCTCGTGCTATATTCTAATTTTTTTGCAGGAATAAAACCT contains the following coding sequences:
- the LOC125987314 gene encoding cyclin-dependent kinases regulatory subunit 1 translates to MSHKQIYYSDKYDDEKYEYRHVMLPKDIAKRVPKTHLMSESEWRNLGVQQSQGWVHYMIHQPEPHILLFRRPLPNQK
- the rps27.1 gene encoding 40S ribosomal protein S27.1, with the protein product MPLAKDLLHPSPEETRRRHKKKRLVQSPNSYFMDVKCPGCYKITTVFSHAQTVVLCVGCSTVLCQPTGGKARLTEGCSFRRKQH